A part of Podarcis muralis chromosome 13, rPodMur119.hap1.1, whole genome shotgun sequence genomic DNA contains:
- the METTL16 gene encoding RNA N(6)-adenosine-methyltransferase METTL16: MALNKSMHARNRYKDKPPDFAYLASKYPEFKQHVQINLSGRVSVNFKDPEAVRALTCTLLKEDFGLQIDIPLERLIPTVPLRLNYIHWVEDLIAQQDAAAKDSATWGIDIGTGASCIYPLLGATLNGWYFIATEVDDVCFSFAKKNVEQNNLSNLIKVVKVPQKTLLLDALEEESGVVYDFCMCNPPFFANQLEAKGVNSRNPRRPPPSSVNTGGITEIMAEGGELEFVKRIIHDSLQLKKRLRWYSCMLGKKCSLAPLKEELRVHGVPKVTHTEFCQGRTMRWALAWSFYENVKVPSPPSKKRKLEKPRKPITFLVLASTAKELATKASSVGIDAVEGMAVVAAWIRKILTDLKVQHKCIPCGKDEISLFLTAVENSWIHLRRKKRDRVRQLRELPRASVDFLQATTEGKKLNDASNITEGDQGEPAGGDKEGLAEDDRGGPGEDNGGRSTEDGKDRSTEEALAGLGCSLESREDGRLNSAPDTEEENLEGHTKENSQAEEPAVVSASLEDSSDGKAERSKDFGAGCLGIELGEGEWFLFKCMLVVKKEGDDSLVEMHWIEGQNRDLMNQLCTYLKNQIFRLATT; this comes from the exons ATGGCCCTCAACAAATCAATGCACGCGAGGAACAGATACAAGGACAAGCCGCCGGATTTCGCTTACCTGGCATCCAAGTACCCGGAATTTAAACAACACGTGCAGATAAATTTGTCCGGGAGGGTGAG TGTGAACTTCAAGGATCCAGAAGCGGTGAGAGCCTTAACATGCACCCTGTTGAAAGAAGACTTTGGACTACAAATTGACATACCTTTGGAAAGGCTCATTCCGACTGTCCCCTTGAGGCTCAACTATATCCACTGGGTCGAAGATCTGATTGCTCAGCAGGACGCTGCTGCTAAAGATTCAGCTACATGGGGAATAGACATAG GAACGGGTGCATCTTGTATTTACCCATTACTTGGTGCAACTTTGAATGGATGGTATTTCATTGCAACAGAAGTGGATGATGTGTGTTTCAGCTTTGCCAAGAAAAATGTGGAGCAAAACAACTTATCCAACCTTATAAAAG TGGTTAAAGTACCACAAAAGACACTCCTGCTGGATGCCTTGGAAGAAGAGTCTGGGGTCGTCTATGATTTCTGCATGTGCAACCCTCCTTTCTTTGCCAACCAGCTGGAAGCAAAG GGAGTAAATTCTCGTAATCCCAGAAGACCCCCTCCCAGCTCTGTCAACACTGGAGGGATCACTGAGATCATGGCTGAAGGAGGAGAGCTGGAATTTGTCAAGAGAATAATCCACGATAGCCTGCAGCTTAAAAAAAGATTACG GTGGTACAGTTGCATGCTGGGGAAGAAGTGCAGCCTGGCACCCCTGAAAGAGGAGCTTCGGGTCCATGGG GTTCCTAAAGTCACCCACACTGAATTCTGCCAAGGTCGCACCATGAGGTGGGCGCTGGCTTGGAGCTTCTATGAAAATGTCAAAGTGCCA TCGCCTCCTTCTAAGAAACGAAAGCTAGAGAAGCCTCGGAAACCAATCACGTTCCTAGTCTTGGCGTCTACAGCTAAAGAGTTAGCTACGAAAGCTTCCTCAGTGGGGATTGATGCTGTTGAAGGGATGGCAGTAGTTGCAGCATGGATTAGAAAAATCCTCACTGACCTGAAG GTGCAGCACAAATGCATTCCCTGCGGGAAAGACGAGATCAGTTTGTTCCTAACAGCTGTAGAAAACTCCTGGATTCACTtgcggaggaagaagagggatcGTGTCAGGCAGCTGCGCGAACTTCCTCGGGCCTCTGTGGATTTCCTCCAAGCCACAACAGAAGGAAAGAAGCTGAACGATGCAAGTAACATCACAGAAGGCGACCAAGGTGAGCCTGCTGGAGGAGACAAGGAAGGACTTGCTGAAGACGACAGAGGTGGGCCTGGGGAAGACAACGGAGGTAGGTCCACAGAAGATGGAAAAGACAGATCCACTGAAGAGGCATTGGCGGGACTTGGTTGCAGCCTTGAGTCCCGAGAGGATGGCAGACTGAATAGCGCGCCTGATACTGAAGAAGAAAACCTCGAGGGACATACCAAAGAAAACAGCCAAGCAGAGGAACCAGCTGTTGTTTCAGCAAGCTTAGAAGATTCCAGTGATGGAAAAGCGGAGAGGTCCAAGGACTTTGGCGCTGGTTGCCTAGGTATTGAGCTTGGAGAGGGTGAATGGTTCCTTTTCAAGTGTATGTTAGTTGTGAAGAAAGAAGGGGACGATTCTTTAGTAGAAATGCACTGGATTGAGGGGCAAAACAGAGACTTAATGAACCAGCTGTGTACCTATTTAAAGAACCAAATTTTTCGGTTGGCCACAACATAA